One genomic window of Polyangiaceae bacterium includes the following:
- a CDS encoding ABC transporter substrate-binding protein, giving the protein MDFRRTTHPLRCWLALLLCAFSVGCEPESRAPEPGVLVITESEQTASYVRNFNPLLGAGRWAANHAIYEPLLIYNVAQGRYEPWLSTNYAWSDDGLALSFTTRTGVKWSDGEAFSAQDAAFTFELLRRFPALDINAVWKFLERVETLSENQLRLRFKRPFVPGLYYLASQPIVPEHTWRDVEDPVTFADPNPVGTGPFTEIESFQSQVYQIGKNPNYWQPEKPKLKALRFPAFPANDQTNLALIHGDLDWAGTFVPAIDRTFVSRDPDHHRYWFPLMQGSVLLYPNHTRAPLDDVRVRKALSQAIDRKKLVQVALFDYSRPADATGLSDAYAKYRDPQAVAAGDWVNYDPQQAATLLDSAGIKMAADGLRHLPSGEPFELEINVVAGWSDWVRSAQVICRNLEQVGVKATLRSYDFGAWFQKLQRGDFWLSLGWTEEGPTPYSLYRGLMATETKQPLEEEAATNWHRFASAKADAWLRELERTTDPMQEHALYASLQRLFVEQAPALPLFPDVSWGEYNLKRFKGFPNEADPYALLTPNKAPDSLLVLTRLEAK; this is encoded by the coding sequence ATGGACTTCCGCCGAACTACTCACCCGTTGCGCTGCTGGCTCGCCCTCCTGCTCTGCGCCTTCAGCGTGGGCTGTGAGCCAGAGTCTCGGGCTCCAGAGCCGGGCGTCCTGGTGATCACCGAGAGCGAACAGACCGCCTCCTACGTGAGGAACTTCAACCCGCTACTTGGTGCGGGTCGCTGGGCAGCGAACCACGCGATCTACGAGCCGCTGCTGATCTACAACGTGGCGCAAGGCCGCTACGAACCCTGGCTGTCCACGAACTACGCCTGGAGTGACGATGGGCTAGCGCTGTCCTTCACGACTCGAACCGGGGTGAAGTGGAGCGACGGCGAGGCGTTCAGCGCGCAGGACGCCGCCTTCACCTTCGAGCTCTTGCGCCGCTTCCCCGCCCTGGACATCAACGCCGTGTGGAAATTCCTGGAGCGTGTCGAGACGCTCAGCGAAAACCAGCTCCGCTTGCGCTTCAAGCGGCCTTTTGTCCCAGGTTTGTACTACCTCGCGAGTCAACCCATAGTCCCTGAGCACACCTGGCGGGACGTAGAAGATCCGGTCACTTTCGCCGATCCGAACCCGGTGGGCACGGGGCCGTTCACGGAAATCGAGAGCTTTCAGAGTCAGGTCTATCAGATCGGGAAGAACCCCAACTACTGGCAGCCGGAGAAGCCCAAGCTGAAGGCGCTGCGGTTCCCTGCGTTCCCGGCCAACGACCAGACGAACCTGGCCTTGATCCACGGGGATCTCGACTGGGCGGGGACCTTCGTCCCGGCGATCGACCGCACCTTCGTCAGTCGCGATCCGGATCACCACCGCTACTGGTTCCCGCTGATGCAGGGCAGCGTGCTGCTGTATCCGAACCACACGCGCGCGCCGCTGGATGACGTGCGCGTGCGCAAGGCGCTGAGTCAGGCGATCGACCGCAAGAAGCTGGTGCAGGTCGCGCTCTTCGACTACTCGCGCCCCGCGGACGCGACGGGCCTATCCGACGCTTACGCGAAGTATCGCGACCCCCAGGCTGTCGCGGCGGGCGACTGGGTGAACTACGACCCACAGCAAGCAGCCACCCTGCTTGACTCCGCGGGGATCAAGATGGCCGCCGACGGACTGCGCCACCTGCCCTCGGGAGAGCCGTTCGAGCTCGAGATCAACGTGGTGGCGGGGTGGAGCGACTGGGTGCGCTCGGCGCAGGTCATCTGCCGAAACCTCGAGCAAGTCGGCGTCAAAGCCACCCTCCGCAGCTACGACTTCGGTGCCTGGTTTCAGAAGCTCCAGCGGGGTGACTTCTGGCTCAGCCTCGGCTGGACCGAGGAGGGTCCAACGCCGTATTCGCTCTATCGCGGGTTGATGGCCACGGAGACGAAGCAACCTTTGGAAGAAGAAGCTGCCACCAACTGGCACCGCTTTGCGTCAGCAAAAGCCGACGCCTGGTTGAGGGAACTCGAGCGCACGACGGACCCGATGCAAGAACACGCGCTCTACGCCTCTTTGCAGCGACTGTTCGTCGAGCAGGCTCCTGCCTTGCCACTCTTCCCGGACGTTTCCTGGGGGGAATACAACCTCAAGCGGTTCAAGGGCTTCCCGAATGAAGCGGATCCCTATGCGCTCCTCACCCCCAACAAGGCTCCCGACAGCTTGTTGGTCCTCACGCGCCTGGAGGCGAAATGA
- a CDS encoding ABC transporter permease, producing MKFVLRRLGFYLMAAWASITLAFLIPRLMPGDPASAMFARFKGQLKPEAMDALRQAFGFSDAPLHQQYLSYLGHVLRGDLGVSISHFPASVNTVIGGALFWTLLLAGVSVVLSFGVGTALGVISAWKRDGKLDRFAPPALIFLGAFPYFWLAMLALFLLGFELGWFPLGHAYADHLTPSFSWGFIGSVLKHAILPALTIVVATLGGWMLSMRNTMISVLGEDYISLAQAKGLHSRRVMWTYAARNALLPNVTGFGMALGFVLSGSLLTEIIFSYPGQGYLLIQAVRSLDYPLIQGLFLTITLAVLGANWLVDIAYAWLDPRT from the coding sequence CTGAAGTTCGTGCTGCGACGCCTGGGGTTCTACCTGATGGCGGCTTGGGCCTCGATCACGCTGGCGTTCTTGATCCCTCGCTTGATGCCGGGCGATCCCGCATCCGCGATGTTCGCGCGCTTCAAGGGTCAACTCAAACCCGAGGCGATGGACGCGCTCCGCCAGGCCTTTGGCTTCAGCGACGCCCCGCTCCACCAGCAGTACCTGAGCTACCTGGGACACGTGCTGCGAGGGGATCTCGGGGTCAGCATCAGTCACTTCCCTGCCAGCGTGAACACGGTGATCGGTGGGGCGCTCTTCTGGACGCTACTGCTCGCTGGCGTCTCCGTGGTGTTGAGCTTTGGCGTTGGGACCGCCCTCGGCGTGATCAGCGCGTGGAAACGCGACGGTAAGCTTGACCGATTCGCACCCCCTGCCCTGATCTTTCTCGGCGCTTTTCCCTACTTTTGGCTCGCGATGCTGGCGTTGTTCCTGCTCGGTTTCGAGCTGGGTTGGTTTCCGCTGGGACACGCCTACGCAGATCACCTCACGCCGAGCTTCTCTTGGGGTTTCATCGGTAGCGTTCTGAAGCACGCGATCCTCCCGGCGCTGACCATCGTGGTCGCAACCCTCGGGGGCTGGATGCTGTCGATGCGCAACACGATGATCTCTGTCCTGGGAGAGGACTACATCAGCCTCGCGCAGGCCAAGGGCCTCCACAGCCGGCGGGTGATGTGGACCTATGCCGCACGGAATGCCTTGTTGCCCAACGTGACGGGTTTTGGCATGGCGCTCGGCTTCGTCTTGAGCGGCTCGCTGCTGACGGAGATCATCTTCTCCTACCCGGGTCAGGGCTATCTGTTGATTCAGGCGGTGAGGAGCCTGGATTACCCGCTGATCCAGGGATTGTTTCTGACCATCACGCTCGCGGTGCTGGGGGCCAACTGGCTCGTCGACATCGCGTACGCTTGGCTCGACCCGAGGACGTGA
- a CDS encoding ABC transporter permease: protein MRGLLASKQAVVGLSLLLLFALIAIVGPYLVQDPTAFAGVPLEPPSGAHWLGTNGQGQDVLAQTIAGARMSLLVGFAVGFGVVAIGAVVGTAAGFFGGFIDDALSLLINVFLIMPGLPLMVVIAAYLPPGPVTIAWVLIFTGWAWGARVIRSQTLALRNKDFVSAAIVCGEHPLRIILWEILPNQSGLLVSSFIGATIYAIGAQVGLEFLGLGDVSQVTWGTNLYWASNDAALLTGSWWTFVPTGLCVALVGLALGLLNNAIDELSNPRLKRENAYERRMREAGVTSGGATAVLLKRRPSVPPAVDAVEALGGE, encoded by the coding sequence ATGAGGGGTCTGCTCGCTTCGAAACAGGCGGTCGTCGGCCTCTCCCTGTTACTGTTGTTCGCGCTCATCGCGATCGTCGGACCTTACCTCGTGCAGGATCCAACCGCGTTCGCCGGCGTGCCGCTCGAGCCGCCTTCGGGTGCTCACTGGCTCGGCACCAATGGGCAGGGTCAAGACGTGCTGGCTCAGACCATCGCAGGCGCGCGCATGTCGCTGCTGGTTGGGTTCGCCGTCGGCTTTGGGGTGGTGGCGATCGGCGCCGTGGTTGGCACCGCAGCGGGCTTCTTCGGGGGCTTCATCGATGACGCGCTCAGCCTGCTGATCAACGTCTTTCTGATCATGCCGGGTCTCCCGCTGATGGTCGTGATCGCCGCCTACCTGCCTCCTGGACCGGTGACCATCGCTTGGGTCTTGATCTTCACTGGCTGGGCCTGGGGAGCTCGCGTGATTCGCTCCCAGACTCTTGCCCTGCGGAACAAGGACTTCGTGTCCGCAGCCATCGTCTGTGGTGAGCATCCGCTGCGCATCATCTTGTGGGAGATCTTGCCAAACCAGAGCGGCCTCCTGGTCTCGTCATTCATTGGCGCCACGATCTACGCCATCGGCGCTCAGGTCGGTTTGGAATTCTTGGGGTTAGGAGATGTGTCTCAGGTGACGTGGGGCACCAACCTCTACTGGGCTAGCAACGATGCTGCGCTGCTGACGGGTTCCTGGTGGACGTTCGTGCCGACAGGGCTGTGTGTGGCCCTCGTAGGGCTCGCCCTCGGGCTCCTGAATAACGCAATCGATGAGCTCTCGAACCCGCGCCTGAAGCGAGAAAACGCCTACGAACGCCGGATGCGCGAGGCGGGAGTCACGAGCGGCGGCGCGACGGCCGTGCTGCTGAAGCGTCGCCCGTCAGTGCCACCCGCCGTTGACGCGGTCGAAGCGCTGGGGGGCGAATGA
- a CDS encoding ABC transporter ATP-binding protein — protein MSLLEVSDLRIDYITQAGDVSAVDGVSFRVDEDQIFGLAGESGSGKSTVVQGILRLLRPPAAITGGSVRLLGKDLLAMSEAELRRVRWRDASLVFQSAMNALNPVLRVSEQLTDVMLAHEALSPPAARKRAEELLELVGIDSTRLDSFPHELSGGMRQRVVIAIALALRPKLLIMDEPTTALDVVVQKEILAQIAELRHRLGFSVLFITHDLGLMLEFCTHIGVMYAGKLVEVAEADEIYHHPRHPYTQGLLASFPDTAGDQTSLEGIPGSPPDLLHPPPGCRFHPRCSQVQKRCHAELPQLVSLGGNHLAACHVARQP, from the coding sequence ATGAGCCTGCTGGAAGTCTCGGATTTGCGGATCGACTACATCACGCAGGCGGGAGACGTCTCCGCCGTCGACGGCGTCTCTTTCCGCGTGGACGAGGATCAGATCTTCGGGCTCGCCGGGGAGAGCGGCAGTGGGAAGTCCACGGTAGTCCAAGGGATCTTGCGCCTGCTCAGGCCTCCCGCCGCGATCACCGGAGGCAGCGTGCGGCTACTCGGGAAGGACCTGTTGGCGATGAGCGAAGCGGAGCTACGCCGAGTGCGCTGGCGGGACGCCTCGCTCGTGTTTCAGAGCGCGATGAATGCGTTGAACCCCGTGCTGCGCGTTTCCGAACAGCTCACGGACGTGATGCTGGCCCACGAAGCGCTCTCACCCCCAGCCGCACGGAAACGCGCGGAGGAGCTACTGGAACTCGTGGGCATCGACTCGACGCGCCTCGATAGCTTCCCCCATGAACTCTCCGGCGGGATGCGGCAACGGGTGGTGATTGCCATCGCCCTCGCTTTGCGCCCGAAGCTCTTGATCATGGACGAACCGACCACCGCGCTCGACGTGGTGGTGCAAAAGGAGATCCTCGCGCAAATCGCGGAGCTGCGTCATCGCTTGGGCTTCTCCGTGTTGTTCATCACCCACGATCTTGGGCTCATGCTGGAGTTCTGCACGCACATTGGGGTGATGTACGCAGGCAAGCTGGTGGAAGTGGCAGAGGCCGATGAGATCTATCACCACCCGCGGCACCCCTACACCCAAGGCCTGCTCGCGTCGTTCCCCGATACGGCAGGTGACCAGACGTCCCTCGAAGGCATCCCCGGCTCACCTCCCGATTTGCTTCATCCACCGCCAGGCTGCCGCTTTCACCCGCGCTGCAGCCAAGTGCAGAAGCGCTGTCACGCGGAGCTGCCCCAGCTCGTCTCCCTGGGGGGCAATCACCTGGCCGCTTGCCATGTCGCCCGTCAGCCGTAG
- a CDS encoding ABC transporter ATP-binding protein codes for MSTSEPLLELRGLSKTFSQRRGLSMRHVHALRDVSLRVHAGEIVALVGESGSGKSTALRLAARLTDPSTGELWFNGQAVPLKRRPGAEYRRQVQLIFQDPFASLNPVHRLGYHVERPLVRHTRLSKRDVEQRVLELFDQVGLSPAAEFAKRYPHQASGGQRQRVAIARALAVTPQLILADEPTSMLDVSIRVGILNLMRELKQERNIGFLYITHDLASARYIADRTLVLYAGQVVEEANSAELMREPLHPYTRLLLSAVPRPGGNILSPLAAKSGSPNLQQPSVGCAFAGRCPEAVQRCREVTPELAPVGAGRSVRCHLIESTRLVRAPATSGHLEALPLVAAR; via the coding sequence ATGTCCACCTCTGAACCACTGCTGGAGCTGCGCGGGCTCTCAAAGACCTTCTCCCAGAGGCGCGGGCTCAGCATGCGGCACGTGCACGCCTTGCGAGACGTCAGCCTGCGAGTCCACGCGGGCGAGATCGTCGCCCTCGTCGGAGAGAGCGGAAGCGGCAAGAGCACGGCGCTCAGGCTCGCGGCGCGACTCACCGACCCGAGTACGGGCGAGCTTTGGTTCAACGGGCAAGCGGTGCCACTCAAGCGTCGCCCGGGCGCCGAGTATCGCCGCCAAGTCCAGCTGATCTTCCAGGACCCGTTCGCTTCGCTGAATCCGGTGCACCGCCTCGGCTACCACGTGGAGCGTCCACTGGTTCGCCACACGCGGCTGAGCAAACGTGACGTCGAGCAGCGGGTGCTCGAGCTGTTTGACCAAGTTGGGCTCAGCCCCGCCGCGGAGTTCGCCAAGCGCTACCCGCACCAGGCGTCGGGCGGCCAACGTCAACGCGTCGCGATAGCGCGCGCGCTCGCAGTCACCCCACAGCTCATCCTGGCAGATGAGCCGACCAGCATGCTCGATGTGTCCATCCGCGTGGGGATCCTCAACCTGATGCGGGAACTCAAGCAGGAGCGCAACATCGGCTTCCTCTACATCACGCACGATCTGGCCAGTGCGCGCTACATCGCCGACCGAACACTCGTGCTGTATGCGGGGCAAGTCGTGGAAGAAGCGAACAGCGCCGAGCTGATGCGCGAGCCGCTCCACCCGTACACCCGGCTGCTCCTGAGTGCGGTCCCCCGGCCTGGAGGCAACATCCTTTCGCCCTTGGCGGCGAAGAGCGGCTCCCCGAATCTTCAGCAGCCGAGCGTCGGCTGCGCGTTCGCCGGGCGCTGCCCGGAAGCCGTTCAACGTTGCCGCGAGGTAACTCCTGAGCTTGCACCTGTCGGCGCTGGCCGCAGCGTGCGTTGTCACCTCATCGAGAGCACTCGACTCGTGCGGGCGCCCGCCACCAGCGGTCATCTGGAAGCGCTTCCGCTTGTAGCGGCCCGTTAG
- a CDS encoding HDOD domain-containing protein, which yields MHSAFAPSVAPAFVREPLLALQVAHSEGDPLPTDVEEWLEDTLDLGQIQVPVLEAVASRLLQLSLDPESDLRQIASELALDPSLTAEVLRLSNSAAFGARVAITTIDRAVAQLGSMRIRDIALVVACKDNVFTAGEFAGLMRELYRHSVATAFYARHVAAKQGIDRGTAFVCGLLHDVGWPVVLQLLDRYEREEGLKLGPATKLKAAARYHERAGLVISRKLPIPDLKIALSEHHRPNSQVPAAASVALAKVLATPIAGWDAITSLPSDVEGLIVLAHEVGVPLDMDAATDLFEQHSSVAQVVVAFAGD from the coding sequence ATGCACTCAGCCTTCGCTCCGTCCGTTGCTCCTGCCTTCGTGCGCGAGCCACTCCTCGCGCTTCAGGTGGCCCACTCCGAGGGCGACCCGTTGCCCACGGACGTCGAGGAATGGCTCGAAGACACTCTGGACCTCGGTCAGATCCAGGTCCCGGTGCTCGAGGCCGTGGCCAGCCGCCTGCTTCAGCTGAGTCTCGACCCGGAGAGTGATCTGCGGCAAATCGCTTCCGAGCTAGCCCTGGACCCGTCCCTCACGGCGGAAGTGTTGCGGCTCTCGAACTCGGCGGCGTTCGGTGCGCGGGTGGCGATCACGACGATCGATCGCGCTGTCGCTCAGCTGGGATCCATGCGGATCCGTGACATCGCGCTGGTGGTGGCGTGCAAGGACAACGTGTTCACGGCCGGCGAGTTCGCTGGTCTGATGCGCGAGCTGTACCGGCACTCGGTCGCGACGGCGTTCTACGCGCGCCACGTTGCTGCCAAGCAGGGCATCGACCGCGGCACGGCGTTCGTGTGTGGTCTGCTCCACGATGTGGGGTGGCCGGTGGTCCTTCAGCTGTTGGATCGCTACGAGCGTGAGGAAGGGCTCAAGCTCGGGCCGGCCACGAAGCTCAAGGCCGCGGCCCGCTACCACGAGCGAGCGGGTCTCGTGATCTCTCGCAAGCTGCCGATTCCGGACCTGAAGATCGCCCTGAGCGAGCACCACCGACCGAATAGCCAGGTCCCCGCGGCCGCGTCCGTCGCCTTGGCCAAGGTGCTCGCCACGCCGATCGCCGGCTGGGACGCCATCACCAGTTTGCCATCTGATGTGGAGGGGCTGATCGTCTTGGCTCACGAGGTCGGCGTGCCCCTCGACATGGATGCCGCAACGGATCTGTTCGAGCAACACAGCTCCGTAGCGCAGGTCGTCGTTGCCTTCGCCGGCGACTGA
- a CDS encoding DEAD/DEAH box helicase — MISSASAQTHQPSEAHSAEARAPQRALAFVPELFIYTEAMMVEGPTSGRGKRPKDVELPVMKLRFNYGGIQVRPEGDGDLDDLDFDFDLDGEISSGPKSDVVDRDRAAEARAQCMLETFGAVDLSCVEDVIPPFGSEADYLVQSSNNAHSQCSFMAHAVPQLRKLGWRVEIHKDFPYQIVEGHVPWYADVDQPDDDAPGWFSLELGVEVSGERVNLLPALVELLDFCPDSESLDALLKLPARYRAIPVGPNRYLPIQPERLKHLLSVLLDLYRGGNKGEGGVIEFDPGAVGCLTQLEDAMGEAGTQLKWTGAQDVVERARALSRAPSFVSEPVSLKATLRSYQHEGLTWMQHLREHGACGVLADDMGLGKTLQTIAHLTKEKEEHRTDLPSLVLVPTSLIGNWQRETKKFAPHLKICVLHGPKRHERFERASKADVVLTTYPLLVRDIDRLEEMDFHYVILDEAQAIKNPRSQIARTVRRLNSRHRMCLTGTPVENNLEELWSLFDFLMPGLLGEAARFRAAFRIPIEREGNDARLEALRRRVSPFILRRLKESVATELPPKTELVRPVEIHGDQRELYEAIRVAAHDDVRKAIRKKGFAASTVAILDALMQLRQVCCDPRLVHVAGASECQGNAKFEMFFELLTTHLEQGRRVLVFSQFTRMLALISQELGKRNTGHVVLTGGTADRQGLVDRFEAGEVDVFLISLKAGGTGLNLTSADTVIHYDPWWNAAAQAQATDRAYRIGQKRPVFVYNLIVSGSVEERMLHLQRRKRHLADTLLGGGSAAPKAISEEDIDSLLAPLDENEDD, encoded by the coding sequence TTGATCAGTTCAGCAAGCGCTCAGACCCATCAGCCCAGCGAGGCCCACTCCGCCGAAGCCCGTGCGCCCCAACGCGCCCTCGCGTTCGTCCCGGAACTCTTCATCTACACCGAGGCGATGATGGTGGAGGGCCCCACGAGCGGTCGTGGGAAGCGCCCAAAAGACGTCGAACTGCCGGTGATGAAGCTGCGCTTCAACTACGGCGGGATCCAGGTGCGCCCCGAGGGCGACGGCGATCTCGACGACCTGGACTTCGATTTCGATCTCGACGGAGAGATCTCGAGCGGCCCCAAGTCGGACGTGGTGGACCGCGATCGGGCGGCCGAGGCCCGCGCCCAGTGCATGCTGGAGACCTTCGGGGCGGTGGATCTGAGCTGCGTGGAAGACGTGATCCCGCCGTTCGGCTCTGAGGCGGACTACCTGGTCCAGTCGAGCAACAACGCTCACTCTCAGTGCTCCTTCATGGCGCACGCCGTCCCGCAGCTCCGCAAGCTCGGGTGGCGCGTCGAGATCCACAAGGACTTCCCCTACCAAATCGTGGAAGGGCACGTGCCCTGGTACGCCGACGTCGATCAACCGGACGACGACGCGCCGGGTTGGTTCAGTCTCGAGCTAGGCGTCGAGGTGTCCGGTGAGCGGGTGAACCTGCTGCCGGCGTTGGTCGAGCTACTCGACTTCTGCCCCGACTCCGAGAGCCTGGACGCGCTGCTCAAGCTGCCTGCCCGCTACCGCGCGATCCCGGTTGGCCCCAATCGCTACCTGCCGATCCAGCCGGAGCGCCTGAAGCATCTGCTCAGCGTCTTGCTCGATCTGTATCGCGGCGGAAACAAGGGCGAAGGCGGAGTCATCGAGTTCGACCCGGGTGCGGTCGGCTGCCTCACTCAGCTCGAGGACGCCATGGGCGAGGCCGGGACCCAGCTCAAGTGGACCGGCGCCCAAGACGTCGTGGAGCGCGCTCGCGCCTTGAGCCGCGCGCCAAGCTTTGTCTCCGAACCCGTGAGCTTGAAGGCGACGCTCCGCTCCTACCAGCACGAAGGCCTCACCTGGATGCAGCACCTGCGAGAGCACGGCGCATGCGGGGTGCTCGCCGACGACATGGGCCTCGGCAAGACGCTGCAGACCATCGCTCACCTCACCAAGGAGAAGGAAGAGCACCGCACGGATCTGCCAAGCCTCGTGCTGGTGCCCACCAGCCTGATCGGCAACTGGCAGCGCGAGACGAAGAAGTTCGCGCCGCACCTGAAGATCTGCGTTTTGCACGGCCCCAAGCGCCATGAGCGCTTCGAGCGCGCCAGCAAGGCGGACGTCGTCCTGACGACGTACCCGCTGTTGGTGCGCGACATCGATCGCCTGGAGGAGATGGACTTCCACTACGTGATCTTGGACGAGGCGCAGGCGATCAAGAACCCGCGCAGCCAAATCGCACGCACCGTACGGCGCCTCAACTCAAGGCACCGCATGTGCCTCACGGGCACCCCGGTCGAGAACAACCTCGAGGAGCTGTGGTCGCTGTTCGACTTCTTGATGCCGGGTCTACTCGGTGAAGCCGCACGTTTCCGCGCGGCTTTCCGTATCCCGATCGAGCGCGAAGGCAACGACGCCCGGCTCGAGGCGCTACGCCGCCGCGTGTCTCCCTTCATCCTGCGTCGACTGAAAGAGAGCGTCGCGACGGAGCTCCCGCCCAAGACGGAGCTCGTGCGCCCGGTAGAAATCCACGGCGACCAGCGTGAGCTGTACGAAGCCATCCGCGTGGCCGCTCACGACGACGTGCGCAAAGCGATCCGCAAGAAGGGCTTCGCCGCCTCGACCGTCGCCATCCTCGACGCGCTGATGCAGCTCCGTCAGGTGTGCTGCGATCCCCGCCTGGTGCACGTTGCGGGTGCCTCGGAGTGCCAAGGCAACGCGAAGTTCGAGATGTTCTTCGAACTCCTCACGACGCACCTCGAGCAAGGGCGCCGCGTGCTGGTGTTCAGTCAGTTCACGCGCATGCTCGCGCTGATCTCCCAGGAGCTCGGCAAGCGCAACACGGGGCATGTGGTGCTGACGGGCGGCACCGCGGATCGCCAAGGGTTGGTGGACCGCTTCGAGGCGGGTGAGGTCGACGTCTTCCTGATCAGTCTGAAAGCAGGCGGCACGGGTCTCAACCTCACCAGCGCCGACACCGTGATCCACTACGACCCCTGGTGGAACGCCGCCGCCCAGGCACAGGCTACAGACCGCGCCTACCGCATCGGCCAAAAGCGCCCGGTGTTCGTCTACAACTTGATCGTCAGCGGCAGCGTCGAAGAGCGCATGCTCCACCTGCAACGCCGCAAACGACACCTCGCGGATACGCTGCTCGGCGGAGGCTCCGCAGCCCCCAAGGCGATCAGCGAAGAGGACATCGACAGCCTCCTCGCCCCCCTGGACGAAAACGAAGACGACTGA
- a CDS encoding SIS domain-containing protein: MSQLLSEIEEQPKTLARLLELGRSAAMEAARRIRAFQPSWVVIAARGTSDNAARYAQYLFGAHNRLGVGLAAPSLCTLYDAPPDMRRALTIGISQSGQSPDIVSWVEEARRQGGATLAITNDPSSPLALSADSCIPLSVGEEKAVAATKTYTGELLALGMLSAALSGKQSNWEALETVPGAVRTAISKNQQIESLAQEFAGSSQFLVLGRGFNYCTAFEVALKIKETSYIVAEPYSVADLLHGPVAMVDEGFPCLVIAPSGQALAGASELVELLRQRKAHVVVLSDDTELCRRGQASLKLPRGVAEWASPIVSVVPGQQFAHALAVAKGLDPDTPRGLSKVTRTR, encoded by the coding sequence ATGAGTCAACTGCTGAGTGAGATCGAAGAACAACCGAAGACGCTAGCGCGACTGCTCGAGCTAGGACGCTCGGCGGCTATGGAGGCAGCGCGTCGGATCCGCGCCTTTCAGCCTAGCTGGGTTGTGATCGCCGCGCGTGGAACCTCGGACAACGCGGCCCGCTACGCGCAGTACCTGTTTGGCGCACACAACCGCCTGGGTGTCGGACTGGCGGCGCCGTCCTTGTGCACGCTCTACGATGCCCCGCCGGATATGCGACGCGCGTTGACCATTGGCATCAGCCAATCGGGTCAATCACCGGACATCGTCTCGTGGGTCGAGGAAGCGCGGCGTCAGGGGGGCGCCACGTTGGCGATCACGAACGATCCGAGCTCGCCGCTCGCTCTCAGCGCTGACTCCTGCATCCCTCTTTCCGTGGGGGAAGAGAAGGCGGTCGCCGCGACGAAGACCTACACCGGCGAGCTGCTGGCTCTTGGGATGCTGAGCGCCGCCCTGAGCGGAAAGCAGAGCAACTGGGAGGCGCTCGAGACGGTGCCTGGTGCGGTGCGCACCGCCATCAGCAAGAACCAGCAGATCGAGTCGTTGGCGCAGGAATTCGCCGGCTCAAGCCAGTTTTTGGTGTTGGGCCGAGGGTTCAACTACTGCACGGCGTTCGAGGTCGCGCTCAAGATCAAGGAGACCAGCTACATCGTGGCCGAGCCTTACTCGGTCGCTGATCTGCTGCACGGACCCGTGGCGATGGTCGACGAAGGCTTCCCATGCCTGGTGATCGCACCTAGCGGGCAGGCGCTCGCCGGAGCCAGTGAGCTCGTGGAGCTGCTCAGGCAACGCAAAGCCCACGTCGTCGTGCTGAGCGATGACACGGAGCTCTGCCGTCGGGGTCAAGCCAGCCTCAAGTTGCCGCGCGGAGTCGCCGAGTGGGCGAGCCCCATCGTCAGCGTCGTGCCCGGCCAACAGTTCGCCCACGCCTTGGCGGTTGCCAAGGGCCTCGACCCAGACACGCCGCGGGGCTTGTCCAAAGTGACCCGCACCCGCTGA